In Xanthomonas theicola, a single genomic region encodes these proteins:
- a CDS encoding transposase — protein MSRQIAQAGAACSRLPKLPGLGPILRATLAARLPELGAVHPRKIAALIGLAPFNRASGRWRGQRRIQGGRADVRQVLSMATWAWIRAGSPLSHTYARLTAAGKPAKVAIVAACTNTCAGSRPSHAIRLLTTLLRSPLHDS, from the coding sequence GTGTCCCGACAGATCGCACAGGCGGGGGCGGCGTGTTCTCGCCTGCCCAAACTGCCCGGGCTTGGCCCGATCCTGCGCGCCACCCTGGCGGCTCGGCTTCCGGAGCTGGGCGCTGTGCATCCGCGCAAGATCGCCGCCCTGATCGGGCTGGCGCCGTTCAATCGCGCCAGCGGCCGCTGGCGCGGCCAACGCCGCATCCAGGGCGGGCGCGCCGACGTGCGCCAGGTGTTGTCCATGGCCACCTGGGCCTGGATCCGCGCCGGCTCCCCGCTGTCCCACACCTATGCGCGCCTCACCGCCGCAGGCAAGCCCGCCAAGGTCGCCATCGTCGCTGCATGCACAAATACCTGCGCTGGCTCAAGGCCATCGCACGCGATCAGGCTCCTTACGACTCTCCTGCGATCGCCTCTGCATGACAGTTGA
- a CDS encoding ferritin-like domain-containing protein, with protein sequence MSNNKPANDAKPLQNSSGLTDTATLRANARQSIEDGAITKSYSADREAVIKLLNDALATEYVCVLRYYRHYFMASGMLADSVKAEFLEHAQQEQEHAHKLAERIVQLGGEPDLNPDTLTARSHAEYKEGEDLRDMVKENLIAERIAIDSYREMINFVGDKDTTTKRILEQILAQEEEHADEFSDLLEGWIGK encoded by the coding sequence ATGTCCAACAACAAGCCAGCCAACGACGCCAAGCCGCTGCAGAACAGCAGCGGCCTCACCGACACCGCCACGCTGCGCGCCAACGCCCGCCAGAGCATCGAGGACGGCGCGATCACCAAGAGCTACAGCGCCGACCGCGAAGCGGTGATCAAGCTGCTCAACGATGCGCTGGCCACCGAATATGTGTGCGTGCTGCGCTACTACCGCCACTATTTCATGGCCTCGGGCATGCTTGCCGACTCGGTCAAGGCCGAGTTCCTGGAGCACGCGCAGCAGGAGCAGGAACACGCGCACAAGCTGGCCGAGCGCATCGTGCAGTTGGGCGGCGAACCGGACCTCAATCCCGACACCCTGACCGCGCGCTCGCACGCCGAGTACAAGGAAGGCGAGGACCTGCGCGACATGGTCAAGGAAAACCTGATCGCCGAGCGCATCGCCATCGACAGCTACCGCGAGATGATCAACTTCGTCGGCGACAAGGACACCACCACCAAGCGCATCCTGGAGCAGATCCTGGCCCAGGAGGAAGAGCACGCCGACGAGTTTTCCGACCTGCTGGAAGGCTGGATCGGGAAATAG
- a CDS encoding peroxiredoxin, translated as MPIQPGERIPEVVLQRIREGVEAVDTRSLFDGRRALLFAVPGAFTPTCSEKHLPGYVEHFEDFRRRGIEVYCMAVNDPFVMQAWGKSQLVPDGLQMLSDGNGELARALGLEMDASSYGMGVRARRFALYAEDGVVRALFAEAPGEFKVSAADYVLQHLPD; from the coding sequence ATGCCCATCCAGCCCGGCGAACGCATTCCCGAAGTGGTCCTGCAACGCATTCGCGAAGGCGTGGAAGCGGTCGACACGCGCAGCCTGTTCGACGGCCGCCGGGCCCTGCTGTTCGCGGTGCCCGGCGCGTTCACCCCGACCTGTTCGGAGAAGCATCTGCCCGGTTACGTGGAACACTTCGAGGACTTCCGCAGGCGCGGCATCGAGGTGTACTGCATGGCGGTCAACGACCCGTTCGTGATGCAGGCCTGGGGCAAGAGTCAGCTGGTGCCCGACGGCCTGCAGATGCTGTCCGACGGCAACGGCGAGCTAGCCAGGGCGCTGGGCCTGGAAATGGACGCCAGCAGCTACGGCATGGGCGTGCGGGCGCGGCGCTTCGCGCTGTACGCCGAGGACGGCGTGGTGCGCGCGCTGTTCGCCGAGGCGCCCGGCGAATTCAAGGTCTCCGCTGCCGACTACGTGCTGCAACATCTTCCCGACTGA
- a CDS encoding Hsp20/alpha crystallin family protein produces MSIVRYRQLPAQAAFQNEIKQVFDRFFDPGGGTDESAVVTAQWVPRVDIKEEPERFVLYADLPGIDPSAIEVSMDKGILSIKGERKSEATADSERFSRIERRYGSFHRRFALPDSADPDNIAATGHHGVLEVHIPKRPASTPRRIQVGSGATIVQ; encoded by the coding sequence ATGAGCATCGTCCGTTATCGCCAGTTGCCGGCCCAGGCCGCGTTCCAGAACGAGATCAAGCAGGTGTTCGACCGCTTCTTCGACCCCGGCGGCGGCACCGACGAGTCGGCCGTCGTCACCGCGCAGTGGGTGCCGCGCGTGGACATCAAGGAGGAGCCGGAGCGCTTCGTCCTGTATGCCGATCTGCCCGGCATCGACCCGTCCGCGATCGAGGTGTCGATGGACAAGGGCATCCTGTCGATCAAGGGTGAGCGCAAGAGCGAGGCGACCGCCGACAGCGAGCGCTTCTCGCGCATCGAGCGCCGCTACGGCAGCTTCCACCGCCGCTTCGCCCTGCCCGACAGCGCCGATCCCGACAACATTGCCGCCACCGGCCACCATGGGGTGCTGGAGGTGCACATCCCCAAGCGCCCGGCCAGCACGCCGCGCCGGATCCAGGTCGGCAGCGGGGCCACGATCGTGCAGTAG
- a CDS encoding DnaJ C-terminal domain-containing protein has protein sequence MEFKDYYATLGVEPSAGDAEIKTAYRRLARKYHPDVSKEAGAEDRFKAINEAYEALRDPPKRAAYDQLRAQGYRPGEEVQAPPGYGGGQGYDFEEVFGNGGAGGGFSDFFESLFARQQRARQGAGPGPGAAPRGDTRAKLAVPLEAVHSGDSVRITINGRQLDVRVPKGVRPGQVIRLSGQGNGGSNLLLEIEYAAHPQFEVDGRNILYTLPVTPWQAALGTSISVPTLGGAVELKIPPDSEAGRKLRLRGRGLPGTPPGDQIVELEVLAPTPETEAQRKAYRNLAKAFGETV, from the coding sequence ATGGAATTCAAGGATTACTACGCCACCCTGGGCGTGGAACCCAGCGCGGGCGACGCCGAGATCAAGACGGCATACCGGCGGCTGGCGCGCAAGTACCATCCCGACGTCAGCAAGGAAGCCGGCGCGGAGGACAGGTTCAAGGCCATCAACGAGGCTTACGAGGCGCTGCGCGATCCACCCAAGCGCGCCGCCTACGACCAACTGCGCGCGCAGGGTTACCGGCCCGGCGAAGAGGTCCAGGCCCCGCCCGGCTACGGTGGCGGGCAGGGCTACGACTTCGAGGAAGTGTTCGGCAACGGCGGCGCCGGCGGCGGCTTCAGCGATTTCTTCGAGAGCCTGTTCGCGCGCCAGCAGCGCGCGCGCCAGGGCGCCGGTCCCGGCCCGGGCGCCGCGCCGCGCGGCGATACCCGCGCCAAGCTGGCGGTGCCGCTGGAGGCCGTGCACAGCGGCGACAGCGTGCGCATCACCATCAACGGCCGGCAGCTGGACGTGCGCGTGCCCAAGGGCGTGCGCCCCGGCCAGGTGATCCGGCTGAGCGGACAGGGCAACGGCGGCAGCAACCTGCTGCTGGAGATCGAGTACGCCGCGCACCCGCAGTTCGAGGTGGACGGGCGCAACATCCTGTACACCCTGCCGGTGACGCCATGGCAGGCGGCGCTGGGCACCAGCATCAGCGTGCCGACCCTGGGCGGCGCGGTGGAACTGAAGATCCCGCCGGATTCCGAGGCCGGGCGCAAGCTGCGCCTGCGCGGTCGCGGCCTGCCGGGTACGCCGCCGGGCGACCAGATCGTCGAACTGGAAGTGCTGGCGCCGACCCCGGAGACCGAGGCGCAGCGCAAGGCGTATCGCAACCTGGCCAAGGCGTTCGGCGAGACGGTCTGA
- the pilH gene encoding twitching motility response regulator PilH, with amino-acid sequence MARILIVDDSPSQLLGIQRIVEKLGHATITATDGAAGVEAAKAALPDLVLMDVVMPNLNGFQATRTLRREPSTQHIPVILVTTKDQDTDRMWGMRQGARAYITKPFSEDELSEVIERVFSGEEGPTG; translated from the coding sequence ATGGCACGCATCCTGATCGTCGACGACTCGCCGTCGCAGTTGCTGGGCATCCAGCGCATCGTCGAAAAGCTGGGCCACGCAACGATCACCGCCACCGACGGCGCGGCCGGCGTGGAAGCCGCCAAGGCGGCGCTGCCGGACCTGGTACTGATGGACGTAGTGATGCCGAACCTCAACGGTTTCCAGGCCACCCGCACCCTGCGCCGCGAGCCCAGCACGCAGCACATCCCGGTGATCCTGGTCACCACCAAGGACCAGGACACCGACCGCATGTGGGGCATGCGCCAGGGCGCGCGCGCCTACATCACCAAGCCGTTTTCCGAGGACGAACTGTCCGAGGTGATCGAGCGGGTGTTCAGCGGTGAGGAGGGGCCGACGGGGTGA